The Ranitomeya imitator isolate aRanImi1 chromosome 3, aRanImi1.pri, whole genome shotgun sequence genome has a window encoding:
- the P2RY8 gene encoding P2Y purinoceptor 8 encodes MMNLYSLPNESHPDNETLDMLKNKAIWVALPVVYSLVTLVSIPGNLISLWILVFHSKPITSSVILMINLSITDLALAMLLPFQIHYHANKNDWIFGKDLCNVISIMFYVNMYGTILTIMLISLERYLGIVHPMKSSLWRKKRYAIGAILLIWLVLLAALYPMESTDLMYEVKELNIKTCFDILKWNMLPNLIAWAVFIIGLFLFFFLIPFIITVVCYARIIRKLIQTSNRNGTGYERRSINLAIFVLIVFITCFAPNNLILLLHTIVRLFYGKSYYYAYKLTLTLSCLSSCVDPFLYYFASKDFRRKALELLNFRSRSIKQCVVRRDSVFSALTFSSGQCETLQNGNNHRYDHNQMSDM; translated from the coding sequence ATGATGAATTTGTACAGCTTACCAAATGAATCCCATCCAGACAATGAGACATTAGATATGCTTAAAAACAAAGCAATCTGGGTGGCTTTACCAGTGGTGTATTCGCTTGTAACCTTAGTAAGTATTCCCGGAAATTTAATTTCACTCTGGATTTTGGTATTTCACTCTAAACCTATCACATCTTCAGTAATCCTTATGATCAACTTGAGCATTACAGATCTTGCCCTTGCCATGCTTCTTCCATTTCAAATACACTACCATGCCAACAAGAACGATTGGATATTCGGAAAGGACCTTTGCAATGTGATATCAATTATGTTTTATGTTAATATGTATGGTACAATATTAACAATCATGTTAATCAGCCTGGAGCGGTACTTAGGCATTGTCCACCCAATGAAATCAAGTTTATGGAGGAAAAAAAGGTACGCAATTGGAGCAATTCTTCTAATTTGGCTGGTGCTacttgctgcattataccctatggagtCAACAGATCTAATGTATGAAGTGAAGGAGCTAAATATCAAAACATGTTTTGATATTCTGAAATGGAACATGTTGCCAAACCTCATTGCTTGGGCTGTATTCATCATTGgacttttccttttcttttttttaataccaTTTATAATTACTGTGGTTTGTTATGCCCGTATCATTAGGAAGCTGATTCAGACGTCCAACAGGAATGGTACTGGTTATGAAAGAAGATCTATCAACCTTGCTATATTTGTCCTTATAGTGTTCATCACCTGTTTTGCACCAAACAATTTGATCCTTCTGCTGCACACAATTGTTCGTCTGTTCTATGGCAAGAGCTATTACTACGCTTACAAACTGACTCTTACGTTGAGTTGTTTAAGCAGTTGTGTGGACCCATTTCTCTATTATTTTGCTTCTAAAGATTTTCGCAGGAAAGCATTGGAGTTGTTGAATTTCAGGTCTCGAAGCATTAAACAGTGTGTAGTAAGACGGGACAGTGTGTTCTCTGCTCTGACTTTTTCCTCTGGACAGTGTGAAACCTTACAAAATGGGAACAACCACAGATATGACCACAACCAAATGAGCGATATGTAG